A single genomic interval of Labeo rohita strain BAU-BD-2019 unplaced genomic scaffold, IGBB_LRoh.1.0 scaffold_256, whole genome shotgun sequence harbors:
- the LOC127159853 gene encoding extracellular calcium-sensing receptor-like, giving the protein MIYIFVSLFHLSSAAVNLNCSPQDDFDLPVFMTSGDFTIGGIFPLHYRVELPLTDYIKRPLAAQCRGFDPRAFRWALSMKLAVEEINNRKDLLSNHTLAYRIFDSCSTPVTAQKAVLAVLNGQDVAQHSMCSGAGPLLGLIGESGSSQSIVLSRTVQPFQIPMISYFSTCSCLSNRKQFPTFFRVLPNDDYQVKAIAQLLKKFGWTWIGVVTEDHDYGRFALQGLKREIENTNICLAYHEMIPKDYTQERVLKILKVMKESTAKVVVVFSVEGEFYPFLREFVTQNITGIQWIASEAWVTASMLAETYPFLDGTIGFAIRQGHIPGLQDYLKTVTPQMYPSNPQVQELWEALYGCSPSTSSLNSHLPSCTGKETLRKEHSAYMNTSSPRVAYNVYKAVYAFAHSLRNLIHCKPGYGPFENFSCANLNNVFPWQLQNYLQDVSFSIAEENVKFDNNGDSVPYYDLINWQRHTSGDIQFVKVGLYDGAQQTGRELVIEEQDIMWSNQQNKVPVSVCSNSCTPGFRTAARRGQPLCCFDCVPCESGKISNQTDSIDCLSCPEDYWSNANGTACVPKVVEFLSHDAMGITLTVIAIVGAFLTITVLVIFLYNRGTPIVRVNNSELSFFILLSLTLCFLCALVFIGEPTSWSCMLRHTAFSITFSLCISCILGKTLVVLAAFTATRPGNNIMKWLGPTQQRIIIFCCTLVQVVICTAWLTISPPFPYRNTKYQQSKIILDCSVGSDLAFWCVLGYIGLLACVCFFLAFLARKLPGNFNEAKYITFSMLIFCAVWLAFVPAYVSQPGKFTTAVEIFAILASSFGLLLCLFAPKCYIILLKPEKNTKQHLMGKVTK; this is encoded by the exons atgatttacatttttgtctctTTATTTCACCTTTCCAGTGCAGCTGTTAATTTAAACTGCTCTCCACAGGATGACTTTGATCTGCCAGTGTTCATGACTAGTGGAGATTTCACAATAGGAGGAATTTTTCCTTTACATTATAGAGTTGAGCTTCCTCTAACAGACTACATAAAGAGACCTTTGGCAGCACAGTGTAGAGG GTTTGATCCAAGAGCTTTTCGCTGGGCTCTCTCAATGAAGCTTGCAGTTGAGGAGATTAACAACAGAAAAGACCTCCTGTCAAATCATACACTGGCTTACAGAATTTTTGACTCTTGCTCCACTCCTGTAACAGCTCAGAAAGCAGTCCTGGCAGTACTGAATGGGCAAGATGTTGCTCAACATTCTATGTGCTCTGGGGCTGGCCCCTTATTAGGATTAATAGGGGAATCTGGATCCTCACAGTCCATTGTTCTCTCCAGAACTGTGCAACCCTTCCAAATACCCATG ATAAGCTATTTTTCCACATGCTCTTGCCTGAGTAATCGGAAGCAGTTCCCAACATTTTTCAGAGTGCTTCCAAATGATGACTACCAGGTCAAAGCCATTGCACAACTCTTAAAGAAGTTTGGCTGGACATGGATTGGTGTGGTGACTGAAGACCATGACTATGGCAGGTTTGCTTTACAAGGCTTAAAGCGGGAAATTGAAAATACTAACATTTGTTTGGCCTATCATGAAATGATCCCTAAAGACTATACCCAGGAACGAGTCCTAAAGATTCTTAAAGTAATGAAGGAATCCACAGCTAAggtggttgttgttttttccgtAGAAGGGGAATTTTACCCTTTTTTAAGAGAGTTTGTGACTCAAAACATCACAGGAATTCAGTGGATTGCAAGTGAGGCTTGGGTTACAGCTTCAATGTTAGCAGAAACATATCCATTCTTAGATGGCACAATTGGGTTTGCAATACGTCAAGGACACATCccaggtcttcaggattacctCAAAACGGTGACCCCACAAATGTACCCATCTAACCCTCAAGTTCAGGAGTTGTGGGAGGCTCTGTATGGTTGTTCCCCCTCTACGTCCAGCTTGAACAGTCATTTGCCCTCCTGCACAGGGAAAGAAACTCTCAGAAAAGAACACTCTGCCTACATGAACACATCCAGTCCTCGTGTGGCCTACAATGTATATAAAGCAGTGTATGCATTTGCTCATTCTCTACGTAATCTCATTCACTGTAAACCTGGATATGGACCGTTTGAGAATTTCTCATGTGCAAATCTCAACAATGTGTTTCCATGgcag CTTCAAAATTACCTTCAGGATGTTTCCTTCTCGATAGCTgaagaaaatgttaaatttgatAATAATGGCGACTCAGTTCCATATTATGATTTGATAAACTGGCAAAGACACACAAGTGGAGATATTCAGTTTGTTAAAGTGGGCCTCTATGATGGTGCTCAGCAAACTGGGAGAGAACTGGTGATTGAGGAGCAGGACATTATGTGGTCTAACCAACAGAACAAG gtACCTGTCTCTGTGTGCAGTAACAGCTGTACCCCAGGATTCAGGACGGCTGCCCGTCGTGGGCAACCTCTGTGCTGCTTTGACTGTGTTCCATGTGAAAGTGGCAAGATCAGTAATCAGACAG attCAATAGATTGTCTGTCATGCCCTGAAGACTACTGGTCCAATGCAAATGGAACAGCGTGTGTCCCAAAAGTTGTTGAGTTTCTCTCCCATGATGCAATGGGTATCACCCTGACTGTGATAGCTATTGTGGGAGCCTTTCTGACTATCACAGTACTGGTGATATTTTTGTACAACAGAGGAACCCCTATAGTTCGTGTGAATAACTCAGAGCTCAGTTTCTTCATCCTGCTCTCACTGACTCTGTGTTTTCTATGTGCTTTGGTGTTTATTGGAGAACCCACATCCTGGTCCTGCATGCTGCGACACACTGCCTTCAGCATTACTTTCTCTCTCTGCATCTCCTGCATCCTTGGCAAGACTTTAGTGGTGTTGGCAGCTTTTACAGCTACGCGGCCTGGAAACAATATAATGAAGTGGTTGGGCCCCACACAGCAGAGAATAATCATCTTCTGTTGCACTCTGGTCCAGGTGGTCATATGTACTGCTTGGCTTACAATATCCCCTCCTTTTCCATATAGGAACACTAAATATCAACAGTCCAAGATCATTCTGGACTGCAGCGTGGGCTCTGATCTGGCCTTCTGGTGTGTGCTGGGATATATAGGCCTTTTGGCTtgtgtctgtttttttctggcttTTCTGGCTCGGAAGTTGCCAGGCAATTTTAATGAAGCCAAATACATCACCTTCAGCATGCTTATATTTTGTGCAGTGTGGCTGGCATTTGTACCTGCATATGTCAGCCAACCTGGTAAATTTACAACTGCTGTGGagatttttgctattttagcTTCTAGTTTTGGCCTCCTTCTCTGCTTATTTGCCCCcaaatgttacattattttacTGAAGCCTGAGAAGAACACCAAGCAACATCTCATGGGAAAAGTTACTAAATGA